The genome window AGACCCCAGGGTTtacaaggaagagggaaagaagaaagagaaagatgccacTTAGCAGGGGGCAGGGCCAACTCTGCAGCCGCCAGCAGGCTGGGGAAACACAGACCAGCTGTGCATCTTTGCATCTGAGAGCCTCACCCTCTCAGGCCTGAAGGTCCTCCTGACCATCCCCCAACTATCCCCCTCACCCATGCAAGCCTCACTTCCTGGGCTGCAGGGGTGGGCATGTGGCTGCTGGCCTCCATTTCCTGGGCTGCCCAGGAGGGAAAATGCTGTCCCTGCATTAAGCCCTTTTCTGTTTGGAACCTGGGGAACAttttcattctcattctcataaCAAGGCTCCCGCATACCCCACTGGTGCCAAGGCTTGGGAGTGCCAAGCAGAGACCCACTCAGGCAAGGAGCAGCCGAGACTGGTGGGAGGTATTTCCTCTGAGCGTTGGGGATAAACTGGGGGCCAGTAATGTGGCTCAGCCTGGGGCCTCCCAAGTTCACAGGAAGCCCAGGCTGAGGATCGGTCACTGGTGCTGGCCATGCTGTGGGAACAGGCACTTCCTCCATCCTCACAAGCAAGATGTAGACAAGCCCCTAGGCCCAAACCACCCACGGCTCATCCCAAGTTCCTGGGGCTCTGCATCTGGGTGGCAGGGGGCTGATCATCACCAGACGGGAGTGCAGACCTTTCAGATGAGGGAGATGCACACTTAACTAGGTCCCCTGGCTGCTGACACACCCACCACCCCACTCCATCTGCTGGGACAGGAAGTGAAAGTGCCTCCTGGCTCTGGCCTCCATGCCCCCCTCAGTACCTGGAGTAGTTACCTGGAGGTGGGCATAGAGGGGGACCCCTGCCTGGCCCACTGGTGACACCCCAAACCCAAGCTCCTTTCTGGAACCCACTGTGGGTTCGGGGTGCATGAGAAGTCTTACCTGACACTGAGCTCACGCTGCAGCAGCACCACGGGGAGACACAAGGGAATGGGGTGCACGTCAGTGACGGCTGGGTGCTCCCCAGTCACTGGACAGCACCATGACTATGGCCAGGCCACCCCACTCCCAAAGGGTCAAGTTGCTGCCTCAGAGGGATGGCCCACCAGGTGGCTGTTCAAGGAGACCCACCCCGTGCACCCTGACCTGGGCATGGAGCTGGCGGGAGTGCCAGGCAGTGGCCTTTTCTGGCCCAGGGCCTGTGACACAAGAGCAGCCGCCTCTGGTCCTCAAGGCAGTGACTTGGCACCACACATGGTTCCGAGGCTGGTCAGAGATGGCACTTTCCCAGGGAATAACAGGCCAGCAGCCAGGGCTGGACACCACCAGCTGGCCAGGGTGAGCAGGGCTTGGGGTGCTGGCAGGCGAGGCCCCACCACTCACCTCCTCCAGCTGGCTGTGCACGTGCTGTACGATGAGGTCGATGGCCACCGTGTTCCCACTCCCTGGGTGCATTGGGGAGTGACGGGGCAGCTGTGGTCtggctgtgcccccccccccccgccaggctGATGCTCACCCCTCGGCACGACGATGTCAGCCACGCGCATGGTAGGTTGGATGTACTGGTCGAAGGCAGGCTTGACGAACTTGTTATACTGCTTGATGACACCCTCAATGTCTCGGCCGCGCTCGCTGATGTCTCGGCGCAGCCTCCGCACCAGGCGAATGTCTGAGTCTGTGTCCACGAAGATCTTCATATCCAGGagctgcgtggggggggggggatgacaggGGAAGCTGCAAATGTGCCTGGGCATGCAGTTCCTCGCGGAGTAGTCACACAGGCTGGATACCAGGTGTAGCCCCGGTCaggctggctgtgtgtgtggtgtcgGATGGGAACAATGGTGTGTGAGACTGAGGTGGGGTGTGCccatgtggtgtgtgtggggggtgctaaCAGGCTTCAGTCTAGGGCACAGGAAGGAAGCCGCCATGCATGAGGTGTGGACAGGCTTTGAGCTAGGGGTGAGTCTCTCACACTCGCAGGGAGGGGCTGCTTCCCTCCCCATCAAGCCACCTAGCAGTTCTCAGGTGACAGGAGTCTAGGGCTCACAGCCAGAGCTGACAGTGGGGGCTGAGCACCACTCCCAAAGCACAGGCTTCATCCATGTTGCTACACCCAGAAGCCGAAGTCTCTCCTGGCCACCTGGGGGCAGGTGAGCTCGGGCACACAAAAGAGGTCATCGCCCTCCTGTGCAAGAGCACAACTGCTGCCACACCTGTCCCCCTCCCCCGTGTCTCTAAGCCAGAGACTGTCCCAGAGCACATCAGAGAAAGCACCCAGTGAAGGGTTCAAGGAGGttagggagaagagaaaaagcagAGACACAAGCCCCATGCCGCAGTCTCTTAAGAACTCAGCCCCTAACCCAACCCACAATGGCACCATGGAGAGGAGACAGGGCCGTGGTGGGGGCATGCCTGGAGGAGCGAGGCAAGCCGCAAGGAGTCCTGTGGGGAGCAGGCCCAGGCTTGAGCTCACCTCCAGCAACGTCTTGTCAGAGAAAGCCATGATGCCCTCGAAGATGATGACGTTTGCACCATAGAGTGTTTTCTGCAAAGGAATAGTGGTACAGCTGCTTTgtttgtccttccttctttccttcctttcatatTTTTCAAGCAATGTCAGACTTTGATGtacttaattttcattttttttggtgAGAGAAGCAGAGCCCCAAGCCACCTGCGGCATAAGTTGTGTGCAggaccaaacctgggacctcatgttcATAAGTTTTGTCTTCTGCTGTCGAGCAATCTCTCTGAGCCCAGAGTCAGGCTGATCTTATTTTTATTCACCAAAATTTTTCCTGGGGGCAggcctcacctggttgagcacatacattatagtgagcaaggaccagggatcaaccccccagttcctacctgcaggagggaatcttcacaaatagtgaaactgTACAGCAGATGCCTcttacctctctcccttctcaattttcctctatacaaaataagtaaaaatatttaaaaataataaaataaatataaaaaagaaaataaaaagaaacattgtcCTGGGGCTGGGAGAAAGTTCAACTggcaaagcacacactttaccatgcatgaaggcCCTGGCCATCACTCTGGAGCACTGtgcacaggggaagtttcatgagtggtggaggggtgctatggtgtctctccttctctctgtccctatgctCTACCTGGACACACCTGCTGTGtctgtgtcctggacccccaccccatcccgtgCTGCCTGGCCTACCCAGTCTTTCTTGCGGCTGTGGGTGGTGAAGTCGTAGATGGGCACCTTGACACTCTTGCCCTGCTTCAGCTTCTTGAGCGTGGACACGATAAGGTCAAAGTCAAAGGCATCTGGGTGGTCGAAGTTGAAGTTGTTCTGGGCTgcctgctcctgctgctgcttgGTCAGCACCTGTGAGGGAGCAGGAGCCACAGGCACAACAGGCCCTGccacaaggagggagggagggaggggcttgGGGCAGGATGccagttccccccccccataaggcaGCGGGGTGGGGCCTCACCTTGTAGAAGGAATCCATGGACAGCAGCACCACCCAAGGCACGTCCAGGGCCTCGATGATCATCCTGGCCACAGTGGTCTTCCCAGATgcactgccacctcccaggccttcgGAGAGGAGGCCGTAAGGAGGGTCCTGGAGCAGCCTCATCCCTGTCCCCCAACTGCATCCGTGCAGGGGCTCCCACTGCCCCCGTCCCATCCCTGCCCTGATCCCAGGCTCGCTCACCAATTGCGAAGGCCTCCTTGGACTGTGTGCCGTGCTCGTTGTACCAGGGCGGCCGGCCCGCCGTGTAAATGGTTCGCTTGCTGGTGCGCAGCAGCGGGGGCTCAGACTTGCACTGGCTGGTAGTGCGCTTCCGAGGTGAGCGGCCAGCACCCACAGGTGGCAGGAGCCGGTCCAAGGATTCAGCATTGCTgctgcaaaggggggggggggaccacacaggcctcagcctggagcactggctCCCTCCAGGCCTCTGGGCTCTGTGTGGCTTGGGGGACACATGATGCTCATCTGCAGCCCACCCACCAGGCTCAGGGCTTCGACTCTCCCCACACATGTACAGGGACAGCAGTGGGCTTCAAAcagaagtgtttttttaaatatttagttgtcccttttattgcccttgtttgttttattgttgtagttattattgttgttcttgatgttgttgttgttggataggacagacagaaatggagagaggaggggaagacagaaaggtggagagaaagacagacactgcctatgaagcgactcccctacaggtggggagccgggggcttgaaccgagatccttaggccagtctttgtgctttgcaccatctgcgcttaacccactgcccagaCAAAAGTTTCTGCCCCTCCTTCCATCTGGGCCAGACCTCAGCTGCACTGGGCaccgccccctgccccccaggagCTGGGTCAGGTGGGTGGCAACCCCAGGGAAGTGCTCACTCCAGGTCATGGGagcaattgttttttgttgttgttttcctttctctgcctttacttctctattgccaccagggttattactggggctcagtatctacacaattcaccactcccagaggctgatttccctttttctttctttttatttgaagagaaattgaaaggggagggggagagagaaggaaacagaaacccctgtttcaccactcaggaagcttcctgcctgcaggtggggaccaggggcttgaacccaggtccttgaacactgtaatgtgtgctcagctggtatgtcactgcctggcccctctctttttttctcttggaaCATGGGGGCTTTgcacctgtgtgattccactgctcctggaaatatttttttttttttttaacctcgagggttattgctcaggcttggtgccagcactgcaaatccactgctcctaggctgtttttcccatgttgttgcccttgttgtggttgttattatgttgttacaggacacagagaaatcgagagaggaggggaagacggggagagaaagatgtagcacctgcagacctgcttctctgcttgtgaagcgacccccctgcaggtggggagctgggggctcaaactgggatccttacactggcccttgcgcttcacaccatgtgtgcttagcccactgtgctaccacccagccccaactattttctttttaaatgtgaaaTAGAGTGGCTTGGGAAGTGGAGAAGTAAACAAAGTATTggacaagcatgaagtcttgaattTGATTCCCAACTTCTcaagtgccagagtgaagcttgccctctctttcttataaacaaataaatatatatttttttaatagagggaaaCAGGAGGGGCACCACAGCACCTGCCATGCACAATGTTCCCTTGTGGCActagtgagctgtctcccagccccaaagCCATTTCATTTTATGATACTCAGCTACTGCCACCTTGTAGGGCACaagaggagctgggagctcccGGCAACAGAGATCTGAGTGCTGCGCAAGCAAGACCTAGATGGGCCAAAGGAGCGAGGCCAGGCTGAGAGACTTTCATGGAAGCCCCTGCAAGCCTCTGGGTCTCTCTCATGCTAGCACACTACTTTCCAGACAGGGATACCCTTCAGGCCCCAACAGGTCAGTCTCTGACTGGCATGGCTGGCAGGCAGGGAGCTCCGCAGAAGCTGAGCTGAACCAATTACAGCCCATTGCTGACAAGAACAGCTGTCCATCCGTCTTGGCTGCTCCCCAGTGAAGGAACATGCTCACAAAGGAACAGAAAGGActgcgcttagccaggtgggaTACTGCAGCTTACTAGACCAGATGCTGAAGCTCCTTGCCTGAGGCATTCTCTCAGAAGCATGTGTGAatctaaggagatagcataatggttctgcaagactcttgtgcctaaggttccaaggtcccagggtcaatctgGCCCCCATAAAccaactgagcaatgctctggttaaaaaaaaaaaaaaagtctgtacaaGGGGCCGAGCAGTGACATGCCTTGTAgaacgcacacatcacagtgcatgaagacccaggttcaagttcctactcctacctgcagagggaagcttcgtgtgcactgaagcagtgctgcaggtgtctgtctttctgtccctccgcctcaatttctctgtctctatccaatataactatatatatttttttaagtgggcAAGAAGAGTACAAGGAAAAAGCTAGAAACAGGTGTGCTAGGACTTCCCTTGTGCCA of Erinaceus europaeus chromosome 14, mEriEur2.1, whole genome shotgun sequence contains these proteins:
- the UCKL1 gene encoding uridine-cytidine kinase-like 1 isoform X5; this encodes MSSPPTYPSIRISGCWALGAEGSSNAESLDRLLPPVGAGRSPRKRTTSQCKSEPPLLRTSKRTIYTAGRPPWYNEHGTQSKEAFAIGLGGGSASGKTTVARMIIEALDVPWVVLLSMDSFYKVLTKQQQEQAAQNNFNFDHPDAFDFDLIVSTLKKLKQGKSVKVPIYDFTTHSRKKDWKTLYGANVIIFEGIMAFSDKTLLELLDMKIFVDTDSDIRLVRRLRRDISERGRDIEGVIKQYNKFVKPAFDQYIQPTMRVADIVVPRGSGNTVAIDLIVQHVHSQLEERELSVRAALASAHQCHPLPQTLSVLKSTPQVRGMHTIIRDKETSRDEFIFYSKRLMRLLIEHALSFLPFQDCVVQTPQGKDYAGKCYAGKQITGVSILRAGETMEPALRAVCKDVRIGTILIQTNQLTGEPELHYLRLPKDISDDHVILMDCTVSTGAAAMMAVRVLLDHDVPEDKIFLLSLLMAEMGVHSVAYAFPRVRIITTAVDKRVNDLFRIIPGIGNFGDRYFGTDAIPDGSDEEEVASTS